A single region of the Lotus japonicus ecotype B-129 chromosome 4, LjGifu_v1.2 genome encodes:
- the LOC130712297 gene encoding uncharacterized protein LOC130712297, with protein MAKEMAIDEADVSILPVEMTLQDEGTTNKDNMCQEEDEQSVEEFEDLRNLRLDCIYDDSPLRFEKPGIPTKFKFRIKDNCSNNEVEYEALISGIEILLALGAKNVVIKGDSELVVKQLTKEYKCVSEHLAKYYVKANNLLAKFNEVGIGHVPRIDNQEANELAQIASGYMVDKLKLTELIKIKEKLSPLDLDIMVIDNITPNDWRKPIVEYLQNSVGSTDRRVKYRALSYTILGNELFKKNVDGTLLKCLSEDDAFIAVSAAHDGLCGAHQAGAKMKWILFRQGLYWPTIMKDCIEYAKGCQDCQKHSGIQHVPASELHSIIKSWPFRGWAIDLIGEIHPASSRQHRYIIVAVDYFTKWVEAIPLQNVTQETVIENSPREATGTTPFRLAYGQEAVLPAEVYLQSCRIQRQEEISSEVYWNMMLDELVNLDEERISALDILTRQKDRIAKAYNKKVKDRSFVTGDYVWKVILPMDKKDRAYGKWTPNWEGPFKIEKTLPNNAYVIKELSNQRQYVTINDKYLKAYKPMLHEIKIE; from the exons atggccaaagaaatggctattgacGAAGCTGATGTCTCAATCTTGCCAGTCGAGATGACACTTCAGGACGAGGgaacaacaaataaggataacaTGTGTCAGGAAGAAGACGAGCAGAGCGTCGAAGAATTCGAAGATCTCCGCAATTtaaggctagattgcatctatgatgatagcCCATTGCGTTTCGAGAAACCA GGCATccccactaaattcaaatttagaatCAAGGATAATTGCTCAAATAATGAAGTTGAGTATGAGGCGTTAATATCAGGCATCGAGATCCTGTTAGCTCTTGGGGCGAAGAACGTTGTCAtaaaaggagattctgagttAGTAGTAAAGCAGCTCACTAAAGAATACAAATGCGTTAGCGAGCATCTAGCCAAATATTATGTGAAAGCAAataatttgttggctaaattcaaCGAGGTTGGAATAGGTCATGTCCCTAGAATAGAcaaccaagaagccaatgaattggcgcagATTGCTTCTGGGTACATGGTAGATAAACTAAAATTGACAGAGCTAATTAAGATCAAAGAAAAGCTGAGCCCTTTGGATCTCGACATTATGGTTATTGATAATATAACCCCCaacgattggagaaagccaattgtcgagtaCTTGCAGAACTCAGTAGGGTCAACTGATAGAAGAGTCAAGTACAGGGCTCTAAGTTACACCATCTTAGGCAACGAGTTGTTCAAAAAGAACGTCGATGGCACATTGTTGAAATGTTTAAGCGAGGACGACGCATTCATAGCCGTATCAGCTGCCCACGATGGCCTGTGTGGcgctcaccaagcaggggcaAAAATGAAATGGATCCTGTTTAGGCAAGGGCTGTATTGGCCAACCATTATGAAAGATTGCATCGAATATGCAAAAGGGTGTCAAGATTGTCAGAAACATTCAGGAATCCAACACGTGCCAGCTAGCGAATTGCACTCTATCATCAAGTCGtggccttttaggggatgggcaatagacttaattggcgaAATCCACCCGGCCTCATCAAGGCAGCACAGATATATCATAGTGGCAGtcgattatttcactaaatgggtcgaagccattccACTACAGAATGTGACACAAGAAACGGTAATCGA gaattcaccaagggaagcaACAGGAACAACGCCTTTCCGACTtgcctatggccaagaagccgtGCTGCCCGCAGAAGTATATTTGCAGTCGTGtcgaattcaaagacaagaggaAATCTCAAGTGAagtttactggaatatgatgctagatgaaTTGGTtaacctcgacgaagaaaggaTCTCAGCACTAGACATTTTaacaaggcaaaaggatcgcatagctaaagcatacaatAAAAAGGTTAAAGATCGATCTTTTGTCACAGGTGATTACGTGTGGAAAGTTATTCTCCCAATGGATAAAAAGGATAGAGCTTACGGGAAATGGACCCCCaattgggaagggccatttaaAATCGAGAAAACGTTACCTAATAATGCTTACGTGATTAAGGAATTGAGCAATCAGCGTCAGTATGTTACGATAAATGAcaagtatttaaaagcatataagccaatgttgcacgaaATCAAAATTGAATAA